GGAAGTCATCCTCGTCGATCACGAACGTCGGGGTGCCGAACTGCGCGGCGATGTCGGCGACGGACACTCCGGCGATAGATACCACGCCGTCGTCACCGCGAACCGTGTTGCGCGGCCAGACATTCGGCGCGAGTAGCAAGACCTCGGCCGCCGAGAGCGGACGCGGCGGCGCACCACCGTGGTGGACTTCTTCGGCGTGCCGTGGGCCGGCCGGGTGCGCGATCACATCCGCTCCGGAGCGCTGACACCGAGGATGCCCAGACCGTTGGCGATGACTCGGCGTGTGGCATCGCACAGCGCCAGGCGCGCGGAATGCAGATCATTCGGCGCTTCATCGCCCTGGGGCAACACGCGGCACGAGTCGTAGAACCGGTGATAGTCACCGGCCAAGTCTTCGAGGTAACGAGAGACGCGGTGCGGTTCACGCAGAGTCGCAGCGGTTTTCAGTACTCGGGGGAACTCGCCGAGGTTGCGGATCAGCGCGCCCTCTTTGTCGTGTGTAAGCAGCTCGAGGTGCTCGGTGCTCGCGGCAAGGCCGAGCTCGGCGGCGTTACGAGCCAGGGCGGAGAGCCGAGCGTGCGCGTACTGCACGTAGTAGACCGGGTTTTCGTTGGATGCCGACGACCACAACGCCAGATCGATGTCGATGGGGGTGTCCACCGAGGATCGGATCAGCGAGTACCGGGCGGCGTCAACGCCGATCGCGTCCACGAGGTCGTCGAGCGTGATCACCGTGCCTGCACGTTTACTCATCCGCACCGGCTGACCGTCGCGGACCAGGTTGACCATCTGGCCGATCAGCACCTCGACCGTGGCGGGATCCTGACCCAGCGATGACGCGATGGCCTTGAGTCGGGCGATGTAGCCGTGGTGGTCGGCGCCGAGCATGTAGATGCACAGGTCGAACCCGCGCTCGCGCTTGTCGAGGTAATAGGCGATGTCGGCGGCGACGTAGGCCGGCGCACCGTCGCTCTTGATGACGACGCGGTCCTTGTCGTCGCCGAAGTCGGTGGTGCGCAACCAGACTGCGCCATCCTTCTGGTACACCTTGCCCGCCTCGCGCAGCTTGGCGATCGCCTGCTCGACGCGCCCCGACGTGTGCATCGAGTCTTCGTGGGTGTAGACGTCGAAGTCCGTGCCGAACTCATGCAACGAGGCCTTGATATGGCTGAACATCAGGTCGACCCCGATGGCGCGGAACGTCTCCCGCATTTCGTGGTCGGGCAAGCTCAGGACGTCGGGTTCTTTGGCGATCACTTGTGCGGCGATGTCTTTGATGTATTCGCCGGCGTAACCGTCCTCGGGCGTCGGCTCACCCTTGGCCGCCGCGATCAGCGAGTTGGAGAACCGGTCGATCTGGGCGCCGTGGTCGTTGAAGTAGTACTCGCGTAACACGGACGCACCCTGCGTCGAGAGCAGCCGGCCCAGCGCGTCGCCGACGGCGGCCCAGCGGGTGCCGCCGATGTGGATCGGCCCCGTCGGGTTCGCCGAGACGAACTCCAGATTGATGTTCTGTGCCTTGAGCTCCTCGGAGTGCCCATAGTCCTCGCCCGCGGCGAGGACGTTGTTGATGATCACGCCCTGGGCGGAGGCGTCGAGACGCAGATTGACGAAGCCGGGCCCCGCGACGTCGGCGGCGGCGATCCCGTCGGTCTGAGCCAGCGCGGACGCCAACCAGGCGGCCAGCTCGCGCGGGTTCGCGCCGACCTTTTTGCCCAGCTGGAGGGCTAGATTCGTGGCGTAATCGCCATGCTCGGGGTTACGCGGGCGCTCGACAGTGACCATGTCCGGCAGCGCGGCGCTGTCGAGTCCGTGCTCGGAAAGCACCGCGGCCGCGGTGGTCTTGAGCAGCTCGGCCAAGTCGGCTGGGGTCACGAGGGTCCATCCTATGGTCTGACGTGGTCAGGCCCCGAATCGGTTTCCGGTCATTTCGATGCGTTAGGCTGTCGACGCCCATTGGCGCAGGTTCAAACCCGTGCGCCCCCGTAGCTCAGGGGATAGAGCGTCTGCCTCCGGAGCAGAAGGCCGCAGGTTCGAATCCTGCCGGGGGCACCATCTGACCAGCACAGATACGTGCACACCCGAGACTCCTTGGTGTCGCCAACCACCACTGATCCGTGCATCGGCTAACCGATGAACGGCACCTGACAGCCTGGCAGCCCGCTAGTGGGTCCGGTCTTTCGGCCGGCCCTCACCTCTCAACGGCGGGCCGAACATGTGGAAGGTCTGCCATATCTATCGCCAGGTCGCGGTTTATCTTCGCCGCGGCGGGTGCCGGTACGTAGGCTGGTGCCTCCGCACCTTCATCGTCACTCTCGTTTCCGAGCCCTGCGAGGCTGGCCGCTCGTCAGCCGGCGAGGCCGTCGCCCACCGGGGGTGTCCTGCGGCCTCGGAGACCGATACTCCGAATCTTTCTCTGGTCTGCTCGCCCCACCTGTGCCCGAATCATCTTCCGTGTCAATGTCTTTGGCGCTGGTTTGGCGGTCGAGCGGCTTCGGTCTATTGGGAGGGGCTATTGGCCACACCACCGACACCAGTGGTCTTATCGTCTGGGTCGCTGATGGGCGGGTTGGCATCAGGGTCAACGGTGCCGGCCGGGCGGTCCGCGTCCTTGATGGGTTCGTCTGATCCGGTGTTGTGTGTGCCTGGCCCGCCATCCACTTGCTGGGACTCTGTTTCCGGGTTGGTCATGTTTTGCTTCTTCCTTCGAGGCGGCGGTGTGACGCCGCTCACATCCGGATACCCTGGCCCTCCCACTCGAAACGGCGGTCCTATGGACGGCGCTTCAACTCCAGCGATTCTTGCGGTTGAGCTGCAGCCTCATCTTTTGCGCTACTGAGAACACTGCCGATGCTTTCGAGTGGCGGGCCAAACCTGTCCAATGCGCCCCGCACCCGGGTCGGGCGCTGCTCCAACTTCCGAACCATGTTCCACCTTCCTGAGCCGAGAGATTGAGAAGTACGTGCTGAGTCGACCCTCCCGGCTTGGGCTTGGAGCTTCCTAAAGGACTCGGCGCCCGCCGATAGCGTCCCAGCTCATGAGCAACGCAGCACCGTGGGCCATCGTGTCGAGCTAAAAATGACCAATAGTTGCAGGGAATCAGCTCGGTACTGATCAGGTATCCGATGATAGTCGCGAATCGTCATCTTGCGACGAGCGGTGTCGGCCTGATGGTGTTGAGCCCCAACGGGTTTACAGTCCAAATACCGCTTCGGCGACGGCGGAACCCCGAACCGTCCAGCCGGCATGACCAGGCGTGCCCGGGTACCCTCGGGCCTCGATCGCCAAGCATATTTTGGGACTTGGCTTTTCACCCATCTGATCGCCGTCTGCCCTAAGAGCTCGTGCGGCCGTCAGCTCCCCGCATATGACCAGATGGACACCCAATCGACCAACAGATTGCCGCGGTTGGTCCCGGTCCCTTCCGTCTCGGTCTGTAGGTGCCAGCGCATCGGCTTCGTCGGGACGTACCGCGTTGTGTCGAGCACCACGGCGTCATCGATCAGAAGCCTGACCCGGCCGGGGGCCCATTCGATGGTGTAGACATGCCAGTGGTTGAACGTCGTGGTCGACGGCCGATGGCGGATGCAGGTTCACCGGAGGGACGGGTCAATGCGACACCGGGATAAAGACCCTGGAGCACAACATGTTTCACCATCAACGCCGTGACTCTGGGCCTACGACCACTCCGCGAGCACGCGCATCTTGGCTGCCTTAACGGCCGCATCCCGACGCAGACGCTTGAGTTCCGGCGCAAACCTGTTGCGCTCGTTGTCCTGAAAGTTCAGCGGGAGATCCAGCGCGTTGATCAGCTTTGGTTCCAGGTACCACGGCTCCGGGTGCAGTACCCACGACACCGCGGCGTTCTCGGCCATCCACTGGGTCAGGACCGCTTCGCCGCCCGCGAAGGTCTGTCGCTTCCCCGAACCGATCCGGCGCAGCGCGAAGCCGAGTCGGTCGCCGAGCAGAACCCCGAGCGATT
The sequence above is drawn from the Mycobacterium gallinarum genome and encodes:
- a CDS encoding family 16 glycosylhydrolase, whose translation is MRHRPSTTTFNHWHVYTIEWAPGRVRLLIDDAVVLDTTRYVPTKPMRWHLQTETEGTGTNRGNLLVDWVSIWSYAGS
- the argS gene encoding arginine--tRNA ligase, which gives rise to MTPADLAELLKTTAAAVLSEHGLDSAALPDMVTVERPRNPEHGDYATNLALQLGKKVGANPRELAAWLASALAQTDGIAAADVAGPGFVNLRLDASAQGVIINNVLAAGEDYGHSEELKAQNINLEFVSANPTGPIHIGGTRWAAVGDALGRLLSTQGASVLREYYFNDHGAQIDRFSNSLIAAAKGEPTPEDGYAGEYIKDIAAQVIAKEPDVLSLPDHEMRETFRAIGVDLMFSHIKASLHEFGTDFDVYTHEDSMHTSGRVEQAIAKLREAGKVYQKDGAVWLRTTDFGDDKDRVVIKSDGAPAYVAADIAYYLDKRERGFDLCIYMLGADHHGYIARLKAIASSLGQDPATVEVLIGQMVNLVRDGQPVRMSKRAGTVITLDDLVDAIGVDAARYSLIRSSVDTPIDIDLALWSSASNENPVYYVQYAHARLSALARNAAELGLAASTEHLELLTHDKEGALIRNLGEFPRVLKTAATLREPHRVSRYLEDLAGDYHRFYDSCRVLPQGDEAPNDLHSARLALCDATRRVIANGLGILGVSAPERM